From Tiliqua scincoides isolate rTilSci1 chromosome 2, rTilSci1.hap2, whole genome shotgun sequence, the proteins below share one genomic window:
- the TRMT1 gene encoding tRNA (guanine(26)-N(2))-dimethyltransferase isoform X2: MACKCLLWVRFLEHSISLHRSATSHKKVWNLLSFVDHQVRNIAFIKNMESDHTQDLEMEGSNLEQRVTQPSMGDPSSGTEPVKNGETLITEGKAKIIFPSANEVFYNPVQEFNRDLTCAVITEFARLQLSSKGIQISVPGEENASKVVVDLSKGDKDDDSEQSPAWNQLDQEELKVAAVGEVCQGGLRVLEALAASGLRSIRFAKEVPGLCSIVANDFSSKAVELITQNIQLNDIGHLVTPSLSDARMLMYQHKAAKEQFDVIDLDPYGSPSVFLDAAVQAVSEGGLLCVTCTDMAVMAGNTGETCYSKYGAMSIKARFCHEMALRIILHSLDLRANCYQRYIVPLLSVSADFYIRVFVRVFTGQAKVKASASKQAFVYNCVGCGSFNIQRLGKLASNGNNINYKAACGPPVGPSCEHCQQRHQLGGPMWAESLHDVDFVQRVLSAVGSNPSRFQTSQRIQGILSMAIEELSDVPLYYTLDNLSKTIHCNSPSLLQFRSALLHAGYRVSLSHACKSAIKTDASPSVLWDIMRCWEKLNPVKRERLSESSPAARILSVEPKLQASFTVRADANPNSRKQGLKRFQVNPEPYWGPKARAKTGRRESCTRTRGRSVEKRAMGAT, from the exons ATGGCATGCAAGTGTCTTCTGTGGGTTAGGTTTCTGGAGCATTCTATATCACTACACAGAAGTGCAACAAGTCATAAGAAGGTGTGGAATCTCTTATCTTTTGTGGATCACCAAGTCAGAAATATTGCTTTTATTAAAAACATGGAAAGTGATCATACACAAGACTTGGAAATGGAAGGCTCTAATCTGGAGCAAAGAGTGACTCAGCCATCTATGGGGGATCCCAGCAGTGGCACTGAACCAGTAAAAAATGGTGAGACACTGATCACAGAAGGGAAGGCAAAAATAATTTTCCCAAGTGCCAATGAAGTGTTCTACAACCCTGTCCAGGAGTTCAACAGAGACCTGAC GTGTGCCGTCATTACAGAATTTGCTCGTCTACAGCTTTCATCAAAAGGAATTCAAA TTTCAGTCCCTGGGGAAGAGAATGCCTCAAAAGTTGTGGTGGATCTTTCCAAAGGTGACAAAGATGATGATTCAGAACAGTCACCTGCTTGGAATCAGCTGGACCAGGAAGAGCTTAAAGTTGCAGCAGTGGGGGAAGTGTGCCAG GGTGGACTCCGGGTGCTGGAGGCTTTGGCTGCTTCTGGACTACGCTCCATCCGATTTGCCAAGGAGGTGCCTGGTCTGTGCAGCATAGTGGCTAATGACTTCTCTTCCAAAGCTGTTGAGCTAATAACCCAAAACATTCAGCTCAATGATATCGGGCACCTGGTGACTCCAAGCTTGTCAGATGCCCG GATGCTAATGTACCAGCACAAGGCAGCCAAAGAGCAgtttgatgtcattgacctggaccCATATGGAAGCCCTTCTGTGTTTCTGGATGCTGCAGTGCAGGCTGTGAGTGAAGGAG GCCTGCTGTGTGTCACATGCACCGACATGGCTGTCATGGCTGGGAACACTGGGGAGACCTGCTACAGCAAATACGGGGCCATGTCTATCAAGGCCAGGTTTTGCCATGAGATG GCCCTACGGATTATCCTGCACAGCCTTGATCTGCGTGCCAACTGCTACCAGCGCTACATTGTCCCACTTCTGTCTGTCAGTGCTGATTTTTACATTCGTGTCTTTGTCCGGGTCTTTACTGGTCAGGCCAAGGTCAAAGCTTCTGCCAG CAAACAGGCCTTTGTCTATAACTGTGTGGGCTGTGGCTCGTTTAATATCCAGAGACTTGGCAAGCTGGCGAGCAATGGAAACAA TATAAACTACAAGGCTGCCTGCGGGCCACCCGTCGGGCCTTCCTGTGAACATTGCCAGCAGCGCCATCAG CTGGGTGGTCCCATGTGGGCAGAGTCTCTCCATGATGTGGATTTTGTGCAGCGGGTTCTGTCGGCAGTTGGAAGTAACCCAAGCCGCTTCCAAACAAGTCAGCGAATTCAGGGCATCCTCAGCATGGCGATAGAG GAACTCAGTGATGTCCCTCTCTATTACACCCTTGATAATCTCAGCAAAACCATCCATTGCAACAGTCCTTCCCTGCTGCAGTTCAG GTCAGCTCTCCTCCATGCTGGTTATCGGGTGTCACTGTCCCATGCCTGCAAGAGTGCCATCAAGACAGATGCATCACCATCTGTGCTTTGGGACATCATGCGCTGCTGG gagAAACTCAATCCTGTGAAGAGAGAGCGCCTCTCAGAGAGCAGTCCAGCCGCCCGTATCCTCTCTGTGGAACCCAA GTTGCAAGCATCCTTCACTGTCCGGGCAGATGCCAATCCGAACTCACGAAAGCAGGGCCTCAAACGGTTCCAAGTGAATCCTGAGCCCTACTGGGGGCCAAAAGCCAGAGCCAAAACTGG GAGAAGAGAAAGCTGCACCAGAACAAGAGGAAGGAGTGTGGAGAAGAGAGCGATGGGAGCCACCTGA
- the TRMT1 gene encoding tRNA (guanine(26)-N(2))-dimethyltransferase isoform X1: protein MACKCLLWVRFLEHSISLHRSATSHKKVWNLLSFVDHQVRNIAFIKNMESDHTQDLEMEGSNLEQRVTQPSMGDPSSGTEPVKNGETLITEGKAKIIFPSANEVFYNPVQEFNRDLTCAVITEFARLQLSSKGIQISVPGEENASKVVVDLSKGDKDDDSEQSPAWNQLDQEELKVAAVGEVCQGGLRVLEALAASGLRSIRFAKEVPGLCSIVANDFSSKAVELITQNIQLNDIGHLVTPSLSDARMLMYQHKAAKEQFDVIDLDPYGSPSVFLDAAVQAVSEGGLLCVTCTDMAVMAGNTGETCYSKYGAMSIKARFCHEMALRIILHSLDLRANCYQRYIVPLLSVSADFYIRVFVRVFTGQAKVKASASKQAFVYNCVGCGSFNIQRLGKLASNGNNINYKAACGPPVGPSCEHCQQRHQLGGPMWAESLHDVDFVQRVLSAVGSNPSRFQTSQRIQGILSMAIEELSDVPLYYTLDNLSKTIHCNSPSLLQFRSALLHAGYRVSLSHACKSAIKTDASPSVLWDIMRCWEKLNPVKRERLSESSPAARILSVEPKLQASFTVRADANPNSRKQGLKRFQVNPEPYWGPKARAKTGGGISSSLQEKRKLHQNKRKECGEESDGSHLKNFPCKRFRQGNCSLGDKCRYSHEAEGKRTQSEMAAPL, encoded by the exons ATGGCATGCAAGTGTCTTCTGTGGGTTAGGTTTCTGGAGCATTCTATATCACTACACAGAAGTGCAACAAGTCATAAGAAGGTGTGGAATCTCTTATCTTTTGTGGATCACCAAGTCAGAAATATTGCTTTTATTAAAAACATGGAAAGTGATCATACACAAGACTTGGAAATGGAAGGCTCTAATCTGGAGCAAAGAGTGACTCAGCCATCTATGGGGGATCCCAGCAGTGGCACTGAACCAGTAAAAAATGGTGAGACACTGATCACAGAAGGGAAGGCAAAAATAATTTTCCCAAGTGCCAATGAAGTGTTCTACAACCCTGTCCAGGAGTTCAACAGAGACCTGAC GTGTGCCGTCATTACAGAATTTGCTCGTCTACAGCTTTCATCAAAAGGAATTCAAA TTTCAGTCCCTGGGGAAGAGAATGCCTCAAAAGTTGTGGTGGATCTTTCCAAAGGTGACAAAGATGATGATTCAGAACAGTCACCTGCTTGGAATCAGCTGGACCAGGAAGAGCTTAAAGTTGCAGCAGTGGGGGAAGTGTGCCAG GGTGGACTCCGGGTGCTGGAGGCTTTGGCTGCTTCTGGACTACGCTCCATCCGATTTGCCAAGGAGGTGCCTGGTCTGTGCAGCATAGTGGCTAATGACTTCTCTTCCAAAGCTGTTGAGCTAATAACCCAAAACATTCAGCTCAATGATATCGGGCACCTGGTGACTCCAAGCTTGTCAGATGCCCG GATGCTAATGTACCAGCACAAGGCAGCCAAAGAGCAgtttgatgtcattgacctggaccCATATGGAAGCCCTTCTGTGTTTCTGGATGCTGCAGTGCAGGCTGTGAGTGAAGGAG GCCTGCTGTGTGTCACATGCACCGACATGGCTGTCATGGCTGGGAACACTGGGGAGACCTGCTACAGCAAATACGGGGCCATGTCTATCAAGGCCAGGTTTTGCCATGAGATG GCCCTACGGATTATCCTGCACAGCCTTGATCTGCGTGCCAACTGCTACCAGCGCTACATTGTCCCACTTCTGTCTGTCAGTGCTGATTTTTACATTCGTGTCTTTGTCCGGGTCTTTACTGGTCAGGCCAAGGTCAAAGCTTCTGCCAG CAAACAGGCCTTTGTCTATAACTGTGTGGGCTGTGGCTCGTTTAATATCCAGAGACTTGGCAAGCTGGCGAGCAATGGAAACAA TATAAACTACAAGGCTGCCTGCGGGCCACCCGTCGGGCCTTCCTGTGAACATTGCCAGCAGCGCCATCAG CTGGGTGGTCCCATGTGGGCAGAGTCTCTCCATGATGTGGATTTTGTGCAGCGGGTTCTGTCGGCAGTTGGAAGTAACCCAAGCCGCTTCCAAACAAGTCAGCGAATTCAGGGCATCCTCAGCATGGCGATAGAG GAACTCAGTGATGTCCCTCTCTATTACACCCTTGATAATCTCAGCAAAACCATCCATTGCAACAGTCCTTCCCTGCTGCAGTTCAG GTCAGCTCTCCTCCATGCTGGTTATCGGGTGTCACTGTCCCATGCCTGCAAGAGTGCCATCAAGACAGATGCATCACCATCTGTGCTTTGGGACATCATGCGCTGCTGG gagAAACTCAATCCTGTGAAGAGAGAGCGCCTCTCAGAGAGCAGTCCAGCCGCCCGTATCCTCTCTGTGGAACCCAA GTTGCAAGCATCCTTCACTGTCCGGGCAGATGCCAATCCGAACTCACGAAAGCAGGGCCTCAAACGGTTCCAAGTGAATCCTGAGCCCTACTGGGGGCCAAAAGCCAGAGCCAAAACTGG GGGTGGCATTTCTTCCTCCCTGCAGGAGAAGAGAAAGCTGCACCAGAACAAGAGGAAGGAGTGTGGAGAAGAGAGCGATGGGAGCCACCTGAAGAACTTCCCTTGCAAACGGTTCCGACAG GGCAACTGTTCACTTGGGGACAAATGTCGCTACTCTCATGAGGCAGAAGGCAAAAGAACACAAAGTGAGATGGCAGCACCACTGTGA